A genomic segment from Stenotrophomonas maltophilia encodes:
- the cmk gene encoding (d)CMP kinase, producing the protein MNPLAPVLTIDGPSGAGKGTISRIIARRMGWHYLDSGALYRAVGVAASWADIDTSDASALVRCTFDTHVQFVEQGDAMRVMVNGTDATDELRLETTGALASAIAAIPEVRAALKERQRAFRELPGLVADGRDMGTVIFPDASYKVFLTASAEERAERRHKQLKDKGVSVNFDDLLREIMARDARDAQRTVAPLKPADDAVLIDTTGIGIDDVVARVMDLLPVPAA; encoded by the coding sequence ATGAATCCACTCGCTCCCGTCCTGACCATCGACGGCCCATCCGGGGCCGGCAAGGGTACCATCAGCCGCATCATCGCGCGCAGGATGGGCTGGCATTACCTGGATTCGGGCGCGCTGTACCGGGCGGTGGGCGTGGCCGCAAGCTGGGCCGACATCGATACCTCGGACGCTTCGGCACTGGTGCGTTGCACCTTCGACACCCACGTTCAGTTTGTCGAGCAGGGCGATGCCATGCGGGTCATGGTCAACGGCACCGATGCCACCGACGAGCTGCGCCTGGAGACCACCGGTGCGCTGGCCTCGGCCATTGCCGCCATTCCCGAGGTCCGGGCTGCCCTGAAGGAGCGCCAGCGCGCATTCAGGGAGCTGCCGGGCCTGGTTGCCGACGGCCGCGACATGGGCACGGTGATCTTCCCGGACGCCTCCTACAAGGTCTTCCTGACCGCCAGTGCCGAGGAGCGCGCCGAGCGCCGGCATAAGCAGTTGAAAGACAAGGGGGTTTCTGTTAACTTTGATGACCTCCTGCGCGAGATCATGGCCCGCGACGCCCGTGATGCTCAGCGTACCGTGGCGCCCCTGAAGCCGGCAGACGATGCTGTCCTCATCGACACCACAGGCATCGGCATCGATGATGTCGTTGCCCGAGTGATGGATCTGCTTCCGGTTCCGGCTGCCTGA
- the galU gene encoding UTP--glucose-1-phosphate uridylyltransferase GalU codes for MSKRIRKAVFPVAGLGTRFLPATKTVPKEMLPIIDRPLIQYAVDEAIEAGCDTLVFITNRYKHAVADYFDKAYELEQKLERAGKQEQLELIRHVLPNGVRAIFVTQAEALGLGHAVLCAKAVIGDEPFAVLLPDDLIWNRGAGALKQMADLNEASGASVIAVEDVPHEKTASYGIVATEAFDGRKGRISQIVEKPKPEDAPSDLAVVGRYVLSPKIFELLEQTQTGAGGEIQLTDAIAELLKTEEVDAYRFEGTRFDCGTHLGLVEATIRFALDNPKLAGPAREKLAAMLAE; via the coding sequence ATGAGCAAGCGAATTCGCAAAGCAGTTTTCCCGGTGGCAGGACTGGGAACGCGTTTTTTGCCAGCAACCAAGACTGTGCCGAAGGAAATGCTGCCGATCATTGATCGGCCGCTGATCCAGTACGCCGTGGATGAAGCCATCGAAGCCGGCTGCGACACGCTGGTGTTCATCACCAACCGCTACAAGCACGCGGTCGCCGACTATTTCGACAAGGCCTACGAACTGGAGCAGAAGCTCGAGCGCGCCGGCAAGCAGGAGCAGCTGGAGCTGATCCGCCACGTGCTGCCCAATGGCGTGCGCGCGATCTTCGTGACCCAGGCCGAAGCGCTGGGCCTCGGGCACGCGGTGCTGTGTGCCAAGGCGGTGATCGGCGACGAGCCGTTTGCCGTGCTGCTGCCCGATGACCTGATCTGGAATCGGGGTGCCGGTGCGTTGAAGCAGATGGCCGATCTCAACGAGGCCAGTGGTGCCAGCGTGATCGCGGTCGAAGACGTGCCGCACGAAAAGACCGCCAGCTACGGCATCGTCGCCACCGAGGCCTTCGATGGCCGCAAGGGCCGCATTTCGCAGATCGTGGAAAAGCCGAAGCCGGAGGACGCGCCGAGCGACCTGGCCGTGGTGGGCCGCTACGTGCTGAGCCCGAAGATCTTCGAGCTGCTGGAACAGACCCAGACCGGTGCCGGCGGTGAGATCCAGTTGACGGATGCGATTGCCGAGCTGCTGAAGACTGAAGAAGTCGATGCCTATCGTTTCGAGGGCACCCGCTTCGACTGCGGCACGCACCTGGGTCTGGTGGAGGCGACGATCCGCTTCGCGCTGGACAACCCGAAGCTGGCCGGCCCGGCGCGCGAGAAACTGGCGGCGATGCTGGCGGAATAA
- a CDS encoding lipopolysaccharide assembly protein LapA domain-containing protein produces the protein MKVFRLLVLLAVLILGLIIGAVNMTAMSINLLFTQLHTSVGVALIAALLVGVVVGAGLVLVSVVIPLYSQLRRANKSAVASPAPVASPQSFDGR, from the coding sequence ATGAAGGTTTTTCGTCTGCTGGTCCTGCTGGCGGTGCTGATCCTTGGATTGATCATCGGTGCGGTCAACATGACCGCGATGTCGATCAACCTGCTGTTTACCCAACTGCACACCTCGGTGGGCGTGGCCCTGATCGCCGCGCTGCTGGTTGGTGTCGTGGTCGGTGCCGGGCTGGTGCTGGTGAGCGTGGTCATTCCGCTCTACAGCCAGTTGCGCCGCGCCAACAAGTCCGCTGTCGCTTCGCCGGCACCGGTCGCTTCCCCCCAATCTTTTGATGGACGTTGA
- a CDS encoding integration host factor subunit beta → MTKSELIEILARRQAHLKADDVDLAVKSLLEMMGGSLSAGDRIEIRGFGSFSLHYRPPRLGRNPKTGESVALPGKHVPHFKPGKELRERVSSVLPLDADPA, encoded by the coding sequence ATGACCAAATCCGAACTGATCGAAATCCTTGCGCGCCGCCAGGCGCACCTGAAGGCCGATGATGTCGATCTGGCGGTGAAGTCGTTGCTGGAGATGATGGGCGGATCGCTGTCCGCCGGGGATCGCATCGAAATCCGTGGTTTTGGCAGCTTCTCGCTGCACTATCGTCCGCCGCGCCTGGGTCGCAACCCGAAGACCGGCGAATCGGTTGCCCTGCCGGGCAAGCATGTCCCCCATTTCAAGCCGGGCAAGGAACTGCGCGAGCGGGTCAGCAGTGTGCTGCCGCTGGACGCCGATCCGGCCTGA
- a CDS encoding acetyl-CoA C-acyltransferase gives MTKQIQDAYIVAATRTPVGKAPKGMFRNTRPDDMLAHVLRSVVAQAPGVDVNRIDDAIIGCAMPEAEQGMNVARIGVLLAGLPNTIAAQTVNRFCSSGLQAVAQAADAIRLGNADLMLAGGTESMSMVPMMGNKIAMAPSVFDNDHVAIAYGMGITAEKVAEEWKVSREDQDAFALASHQKAMAAIQNGDFKDEISPYEIVSHLPDLADGQRIITRNKIADTDEGPRPDSSAEGLAKLRPVFRNGQFGGTVTAGNSSQMSDGAGAVLLASEQAIKDYGLTPLARFVSFSVAGVRPEVMGIGPIAAIPKALKQAGLTQDQLDWIELNEAFAAQSLAVIRDCGLDPSKVNPLGGAIALGHPLGATGAIRTATLLHGLRRRQQKYGMVTMCIGTGMGAAGIFEAL, from the coding sequence ATGACCAAGCAAATCCAGGACGCCTACATCGTCGCCGCCACCCGTACCCCGGTCGGCAAGGCGCCCAAGGGCATGTTCCGCAACACCCGCCCCGATGACATGCTTGCGCACGTCCTGCGCAGCGTCGTCGCCCAGGCCCCGGGCGTGGACGTCAACCGCATCGATGACGCGATCATCGGCTGCGCCATGCCGGAAGCCGAGCAGGGCATGAACGTGGCACGCATCGGCGTGCTGCTGGCTGGCCTGCCCAACACCATCGCCGCACAGACCGTGAACCGCTTCTGCTCCTCCGGCCTGCAGGCCGTGGCGCAAGCCGCCGACGCGATCCGCCTGGGCAACGCCGACCTGATGCTGGCCGGCGGCACCGAGTCGATGTCGATGGTGCCGATGATGGGCAACAAGATCGCCATGGCACCGAGTGTGTTCGACAACGACCACGTTGCCATCGCCTACGGCATGGGCATCACCGCCGAGAAGGTCGCCGAAGAGTGGAAGGTCTCGCGCGAAGACCAGGACGCCTTCGCCCTCGCCTCGCACCAGAAGGCCATGGCCGCGATCCAGAACGGTGACTTCAAGGACGAGATCAGCCCGTACGAGATCGTCTCGCACCTGCCGGACCTGGCCGATGGCCAGCGCATCATCACCCGCAACAAGATCGCCGACACCGACGAAGGCCCGCGCCCGGATTCCTCGGCCGAAGGCCTGGCCAAGCTGCGCCCGGTGTTCCGCAACGGCCAGTTCGGCGGCACCGTCACTGCCGGCAACTCCTCGCAGATGAGCGACGGCGCCGGTGCCGTGCTGCTGGCCTCGGAGCAGGCAATCAAGGACTACGGCCTGACCCCGCTGGCCCGTTTCGTCAGCTTCTCGGTGGCCGGCGTGCGCCCGGAAGTGATGGGCATCGGCCCGATTGCCGCGATCCCGAAGGCACTGAAGCAGGCCGGCCTGACCCAGGACCAGCTGGACTGGATTGAACTGAACGAAGCATTCGCCGCGCAGTCGCTGGCAGTGATCCGCGATTGCGGCCTGGACCCGAGCAAGGTCAACCCGCTGGGCGGCGCGATCGCACTGGGTCACCCGCTGGGTGCGACCGGCGCGATCCGTACCGCGACGCTGCTGCACGGCCTGCGTCGTCGCCAGCAGAAGTACGGCATGGTGACGATGTGCATCGGCACCGGCATGGGCGCGGCGGGTATTTTCGAAGCGCTGTAA
- a CDS encoding MraY family glycosyltransferase, translated as MPWLVMGALLGLALLSALLTWAARGYALRQQLMDQPGERRSHSVATPRGGGIAIVISLLVTAGVAIWAWPESTPTVLVASLGLVLVAGIGWWDDHKPLPAMRRLLVHFIAAALLAGLVKVNGGSWLLAALVLVFTASLINIWNFMDGINGIAASQAVVAMLGLAPMLPWPYSLAAVALGLACLGFLPFNFPRARIFMGDVGSGALGYAVAAVLALASVRTNINWILLLVPVSPFLVDAGFTLLARIISGQRWMEPHTQHVYQRAVQAGASHPQVTGMYFALGLFSITVFNVCSNLQPRWEAAVAIAWFIALSVLWLLLRNGMRHRQGTT; from the coding sequence ATGCCCTGGCTTGTGATGGGCGCGCTGCTGGGGCTCGCCCTGCTGAGTGCGTTGCTGACCTGGGCAGCGCGGGGCTATGCACTGCGCCAGCAGTTGATGGATCAGCCCGGCGAACGTCGCAGCCATAGTGTCGCCACCCCGCGCGGTGGCGGCATCGCCATCGTCATCAGCCTGCTGGTGACCGCTGGCGTGGCCATCTGGGCCTGGCCCGAAAGCACGCCGACCGTGCTGGTGGCCAGCCTTGGGTTGGTGCTGGTGGCCGGCATCGGCTGGTGGGACGACCACAAGCCCCTGCCGGCGATGCGTCGCCTGCTGGTGCATTTCATCGCCGCTGCGCTGTTGGCCGGCCTGGTCAAGGTGAATGGTGGCAGCTGGCTATTGGCAGCGTTGGTGCTCGTGTTCACCGCCTCGCTGATCAATATCTGGAATTTCATGGACGGCATCAATGGCATTGCTGCCAGCCAGGCCGTCGTGGCGATGCTGGGACTGGCGCCGATGCTGCCCTGGCCATATTCGCTGGCTGCCGTGGCCCTGGGCCTGGCCTGCCTTGGATTCCTGCCGTTCAACTTCCCTCGGGCCCGAATCTTCATGGGCGATGTCGGAAGCGGCGCGCTGGGGTATGCGGTCGCAGCGGTGCTGGCACTCGCCAGCGTGCGTACCAATATCAACTGGATCCTGCTGCTGGTACCGGTTTCGCCGTTCCTCGTGGACGCGGGCTTCACACTGCTGGCGCGCATCATTTCCGGACAACGCTGGATGGAACCCCATACCCAGCACGTCTACCAGCGCGCGGTGCAGGCAGGAGCCAGTCACCCCCAGGTGACAGGGATGTACTTTGCTTTGGGCCTGTTCAGTATTACAGTGTTCAATGTCTGCTCCAATTTGCAGCCGAGGTGGGAGGCTGCCGTGGCGATCGCGTGGTTCATCGCGCTGAGCGTCCTCTGGCTCCTCCTGCGCAATGGAATGCGCCATCGACAAGGAACTACCTGA
- the rpsA gene encoding 30S ribosomal protein S1 encodes MTESFAELFEASQANLAKLKPGAIVSGTVVEVRGDVVVINAGLKSEGIVPIEQFRNDAGEIDVAEGDIVKVALDSIENGFGETVLSREKAKRAMVWDELEEALEKNETITGRISGKVKGGFTVDIKDVRAFLPGSLVDVRPVRDPAYLEGKELEFKLIKLDRKRNNVVVSRRAVVESEHSEEREQLMDKLQEGAILKGVVKNLTDYGAFVDLGGIDGLLHITDMAWKRVRHPSEVVNVGDELDVRVLKFDRERNRVSLGLKQLGEDPWDNIGRRYPANSRVFGKVSNVTDYGAFVEIEPGVEGLVHVSEMDWTNKNVNPSKVVQVGDEVEVMVLDVDEERRRISLGMKQVAANPWETFAATHKKGDKVSGQIKSITDFGIFIGLDGGIDGLVHLSDISWNTTGEDVVRNFKKGDTLDAVVLAVDPERERISLGVKQLEQDPFGQYMAANPKGSKVEGVVKEVDAKGAIIELADGIEGYVSARDIANERVDDATQHLKVGDKVEAKFVGMDRKGRTLQLSIKAKDDAEMREVLEEYQSSSASSGTTQLGALLRAQLNGNKSE; translated from the coding sequence ATGACCGAATCATTTGCCGAACTGTTTGAAGCCAGCCAGGCCAACCTGGCCAAGCTGAAGCCGGGCGCCATCGTCAGCGGTACCGTTGTTGAAGTCCGCGGCGACGTCGTGGTGATCAACGCTGGCCTGAAGTCCGAAGGCATCGTGCCGATCGAACAGTTCCGTAACGACGCTGGCGAAATCGACGTCGCCGAAGGCGACATCGTCAAGGTCGCCCTCGACTCGATCGAGAACGGCTTCGGCGAAACCGTCCTGTCGCGCGAGAAGGCCAAGCGCGCGATGGTGTGGGACGAGCTGGAAGAAGCGTTGGAAAAGAACGAAACCATCACCGGCCGCATCAGCGGCAAGGTCAAGGGTGGTTTCACCGTGGACATCAAGGATGTCCGCGCCTTCCTGCCGGGTTCCCTGGTCGATGTGCGCCCGGTGCGCGATCCGGCCTACCTGGAAGGCAAGGAACTCGAGTTCAAGCTCATCAAGCTGGACCGCAAGCGTAACAACGTCGTGGTCTCGCGCCGCGCTGTCGTCGAAAGCGAGCACTCGGAAGAGCGCGAGCAGCTGATGGACAAGCTGCAGGAAGGCGCGATCCTGAAGGGTGTCGTCAAGAACCTGACCGATTACGGCGCGTTCGTGGACCTGGGCGGTATCGACGGCCTGCTGCACATCACCGACATGGCGTGGAAGCGCGTGCGTCACCCGTCGGAAGTCGTGAACGTCGGCGACGAGCTGGACGTCCGCGTGCTGAAGTTCGACCGCGAGCGCAACCGCGTTTCGCTGGGCCTGAAGCAGCTGGGCGAGGATCCGTGGGACAACATCGGCCGTCGTTACCCGGCCAACAGCCGCGTCTTCGGCAAGGTCTCCAACGTCACCGATTACGGTGCGTTCGTTGAGATCGAGCCGGGCGTCGAAGGCCTGGTGCACGTCTCCGAGATGGATTGGACCAACAAGAACGTCAACCCGTCCAAGGTTGTCCAGGTTGGTGATGAAGTCGAAGTGATGGTGCTGGACGTCGATGAAGAGCGTCGCCGTATCTCGCTGGGCATGAAGCAGGTTGCCGCCAATCCGTGGGAAACCTTCGCTGCCACCCACAAGAAGGGTGACAAGGTGTCGGGCCAGATCAAGTCGATCACCGACTTCGGCATCTTCATCGGCCTGGACGGCGGCATCGACGGCCTGGTCCACCTGTCCGACATCAGCTGGAACACCACCGGCGAAGACGTCGTTCGCAACTTCAAGAAGGGCGATACCCTGGACGCCGTCGTCCTGGCTGTCGATCCGGAGCGCGAGCGCATCTCCCTGGGCGTGAAGCAGCTGGAGCAGGATCCGTTCGGCCAGTACATGGCTGCCAATCCGAAGGGCTCCAAGGTCGAAGGCGTGGTGAAGGAAGTCGACGCCAAGGGCGCGATCATCGAGCTGGCTGACGGCATCGAAGGTTACGTCTCGGCCCGCGACATCGCCAACGAGCGCGTTGACGACGCCACCCAGCACCTGAAGGTCGGCGACAAGGTCGAAGCCAAGTTCGTGGGCATGGACCGCAAGGGCCGTACCCTGCAGCTGTCGATCAAGGCCAAGGACGACGCGGAAATGCGCGAAGTGCTGGAGGAATACCAGTCCTCTTCGGCTTCCAGCGGCACCACCCAGCTGGGCGCGCTGCTGCGTGCGCAGCTGAACGGCAACAAGTCCGAGTAA
- the lapB gene encoding lipopolysaccharide assembly protein LapB has protein sequence MDFVTEWFWFFLFVPLAALAGWVIGRRGGQRHGDSQVSRLSSTYFRGLNYLLNEQPDKAIELFLHIAELDKETFETQVALGHLFRRRGEVDRAIRLHQGLVNRHDLSDAQRVQALLALGEDYMKSGLLDRAETVFTELAQLDQRAPQALKHLIGIYQAERDWEKAIDNATRFEDVTGEPMGKLIGQFECELAERFRGAGKLEEARAAIARAYQADAMSVRAGIIEGRLETDAGNPEAAVRAFERAARNDPEYLPELLPALMQNYRKVGDLAGARAFLSEMTEHYRGIAPVLALTRLMEEQEGVAPARAYLGRQLKDRPSVRGESALIDLTLAEGADSTATLHDLKHITDQLLVRNPAYRCTRCGFGARTHHWQCPSCKEWGTVKPLLNYAVL, from the coding sequence ATGGATTTCGTCACCGAGTGGTTCTGGTTCTTCCTGTTCGTTCCGCTGGCCGCACTGGCCGGGTGGGTGATCGGGCGGCGTGGTGGTCAACGCCACGGTGACAGCCAGGTCAGCCGCCTGTCGAGCACCTATTTCCGTGGCCTGAACTACCTGCTCAACGAGCAGCCGGACAAGGCCATCGAGCTGTTCCTGCACATCGCCGAGCTGGACAAGGAAACCTTCGAGACCCAGGTCGCGCTGGGCCACCTGTTCCGCCGTCGTGGTGAAGTCGACCGCGCCATCCGCCTGCACCAGGGGCTGGTCAACCGCCACGACCTGAGTGACGCGCAACGCGTGCAGGCCCTGCTGGCGCTGGGCGAGGACTACATGAAGTCTGGCCTGCTGGATCGCGCCGAGACCGTGTTCACCGAGCTGGCACAGCTGGATCAGCGTGCACCGCAGGCGCTCAAGCACCTGATCGGCATCTACCAGGCCGAGCGCGACTGGGAAAAGGCGATCGACAACGCCACCCGTTTCGAGGATGTCACCGGCGAGCCGATGGGCAAGCTGATCGGGCAGTTCGAATGCGAACTGGCCGAGCGTTTCCGTGGCGCCGGCAAGCTGGAAGAGGCGAGGGCGGCGATCGCCCGCGCCTACCAGGCAGACGCGATGTCGGTGCGCGCCGGCATCATCGAGGGCCGGCTGGAAACTGACGCGGGCAATCCAGAGGCCGCCGTGCGCGCCTTCGAGCGCGCCGCGCGCAACGACCCCGAATACCTGCCGGAACTGCTGCCGGCACTGATGCAGAACTATCGCAAGGTCGGCGATCTGGCGGGCGCACGCGCGTTTCTGTCGGAGATGACCGAGCACTACCGCGGCATCGCCCCGGTACTGGCGCTGACCCGTTTGATGGAAGAGCAGGAGGGCGTGGCGCCGGCCCGTGCCTACCTCGGTCGCCAGCTCAAGGACCGCCCGTCGGTACGTGGCGAATCCGCGCTCATCGACCTGACCCTTGCCGAGGGGGCCGATTCCACCGCCACCCTGCATGACCTCAAGCACATCACCGACCAGCTGCTGGTGCGTAACCCGGCCTATCGCTGCACCCGCTGTGGCTTCGGTGCGCGTACCCACCACTGGCAGTGCCCGAGCTGCAAGGAGTGGGGAACGGTCAAGCCGCTGCTGAACTACGCGGTGCTCTGA
- a CDS encoding polysaccharide biosynthesis protein produces the protein MASPWRDRILGLMPRSAIVCHDLFMVWACWQLLHAGRYSILPNAPALPLWNVDTTLVLLLQGLVFWRVGLYRGLWRFASVSDLLNIFKASFIGMVAIVLVLMWKRFDGVPMSVLVIYPFALSALLGAPRLLYRAWKDYQALQSDSSARRVLILGAGQAAETLVRDLRRSGNFEPVGLLDDAPHLRGAKLQGLPILGTLDDAPTVVRETAAKLLVIAMPSLDAAGMQRVVAICESTGVPFRTVPKLSDILQGQSLPGQLKEVAIEDLLGRKPIMPDWNLIRGWLGGRTVMVTGAGGSIGSELCRQCARHGAGRIILLEISELLLLTIEGELRRSFPDVEIEAVLGDCGDPAVIRHALSLHPVDTAFHAAAYKHVPVLERQLREAVRNNILATENVARACLEARVEHFVFISTDKAVDPVNALGASKRYAEMICQSLDQKSTHTRFVTVRFGNVLASAGSVVPLFREQILRGGPVTVTDPEVSRYFMTIPEACQLILQAAASASHGAIYTLDMGEPVPIRVLAEQMIRLTGKQPYKDIQIIYTGLRPGEKLHETLFYSDEDYRSTAHPKILEAGVRTFSRDLVLGNVPRLREAIASYDTASIQEILFATMPEFSPIEQDAYISSAKVVPFPAREANRHQ, from the coding sequence ATGGCTTCACCCTGGCGGGACAGAATCCTCGGCCTGATGCCGCGTTCAGCCATCGTCTGCCACGACCTCTTCATGGTCTGGGCATGCTGGCAGTTGCTCCATGCAGGGCGTTACTCGATCCTGCCCAACGCCCCGGCGCTGCCCCTGTGGAACGTCGATACCACCCTGGTCCTGCTGCTGCAGGGCCTGGTGTTCTGGCGCGTGGGCCTGTATCGCGGACTCTGGCGGTTCGCCAGCGTCAGCGACCTGCTGAACATCTTCAAGGCCAGCTTCATCGGCATGGTGGCCATCGTCCTGGTGCTGATGTGGAAGCGCTTCGACGGCGTGCCGATGTCGGTGCTGGTGATCTATCCGTTCGCGCTGTCGGCACTGCTCGGCGCGCCGCGCCTGCTGTACCGGGCCTGGAAGGACTACCAGGCGCTGCAGTCCGATTCCAGCGCCCGCCGCGTGCTGATCCTCGGCGCCGGTCAGGCTGCCGAAACCCTGGTGCGCGACCTGCGCCGTTCCGGCAACTTCGAGCCGGTCGGCCTGCTCGACGATGCACCGCACCTGCGTGGTGCCAAGCTGCAGGGTCTGCCGATCCTCGGCACCCTGGATGACGCGCCGACGGTGGTCCGCGAGACCGCTGCCAAGCTGCTGGTCATTGCCATGCCGTCGCTGGATGCCGCAGGCATGCAGCGTGTGGTCGCGATCTGCGAAAGCACCGGCGTGCCGTTCCGTACCGTGCCCAAGCTCAGTGACATCCTGCAGGGGCAGTCGCTGCCAGGCCAGCTGAAGGAAGTGGCGATCGAGGACCTGCTGGGCCGCAAGCCGATCATGCCGGACTGGAACCTGATCCGGGGCTGGTTGGGCGGGCGCACCGTAATGGTCACCGGTGCCGGTGGTTCGATCGGCTCGGAGCTGTGTCGCCAGTGCGCGCGGCACGGTGCAGGTCGCATCATCCTGCTGGAGATCAGTGAACTGCTGTTGCTGACCATCGAAGGCGAGCTGCGTCGCAGCTTCCCCGATGTCGAGATCGAGGCGGTGCTGGGCGATTGCGGCGACCCGGCGGTGATCCGCCACGCGCTGTCGCTGCACCCGGTCGATACCGCTTTCCATGCGGCCGCCTACAAGCATGTGCCGGTGCTGGAGCGCCAGCTGCGCGAAGCGGTGCGCAACAACATCCTGGCGACCGAGAACGTCGCCCGCGCCTGCCTCGAAGCGCGCGTGGAGCATTTCGTGTTCATCTCCACCGACAAGGCGGTTGACCCGGTCAATGCGCTGGGTGCGAGCAAGCGCTACGCCGAGATGATCTGCCAGAGCCTGGACCAGAAGTCCACGCATACCCGTTTCGTCACGGTGCGCTTCGGCAATGTGCTGGCGTCGGCCGGCAGCGTGGTGCCACTGTTCCGCGAGCAGATCCTGCGCGGTGGCCCGGTCACTGTCACCGACCCGGAAGTCAGCCGCTACTTCATGACCATTCCCGAGGCCTGCCAGCTGATCCTGCAGGCGGCCGCGTCGGCGTCGCATGGTGCGATCTACACCCTCGACATGGGCGAGCCGGTGCCGATCCGCGTGCTGGCCGAACAGATGATCCGCCTGACCGGCAAGCAGCCGTACAAGGACATCCAGATCATCTATACCGGCCTGCGTCCGGGCGAGAAACTGCACGAGACGCTGTTCTATTCGGACGAAGACTACCGCTCGACCGCGCACCCGAAGATTCTCGAGGCCGGCGTGCGTACGTTCTCGCGGGACCTGGTACTGGGCAATGTTCCGCGCCTGCGGGAGGCGATTGCCAGCTACGACACCGCCAGCATCCAGGAAATCCTGTTTGCGACGATGCCGGAATTCTCGCCAATCGAACAGGATGCTTACATTTCATCCGCTAAAGTCGTGCCTTTCCCGGCACGTGAGGCCAACAGGCACCAATGA